CAAAAAGTAAGAAATATCAGGTTTTAGATCACCCCGTGAATGGCTAACTGCTCTTCCATTTCTTTTTGAAGTAGCAACGCTTCTTCACGAGCACGCTCTGCGAAGTCCTTCCCTTTCGATGCATAAATAATACCACGGGTACTGTTTACTAGAAGTCCACAGTCTTTGTTCATCCCATATTGGCAAACATCAGCTAAGGAACCGCCTTGTGCACCAACTCCTGGAACTAGCAAGAAATGATCAGGCGCATGCTCGCGAATCTTCACAAAAGCCTCCCCTCTCGTCGCACCAACCACATACATCAAGTTCTCATCGCTTCCCCAAGTATTAACCTTATCAATAACCTCCTCAAACAATTGCTTGCCCGCAGCATTGCTGAAATTTTGGAAGTCTAAACTTCCTTGATTAGAGGTCAATGCAAGAACGATCGCCCATTTGCCTTCGAAGTCCAAAAATGGCGTCACAGAGTCCTCCCCCATGTAAGGTGCAATGGTAATTGAATCGAAGTTTAAGCCAGATACCTCCGGATTAAAGAATGCTTGCGCATACATTTTCGAAGTATTGCCGATATCGCCACGTTTTGCATCAGCAATCGA
The DNA window shown above is from Sphingobacterium hotanense and carries:
- the pyrF gene encoding orotidine-5'-phosphate decarboxylase, producing MNKQELINQIKSKKSFLCVGLDTDLNKIPEHLLEEEDPIFAFNKAIIEATADLCVAYKPNIAFYESYGVKGWESLRKTSEILPKDCFSIADAKRGDIGNTSKMYAQAFFNPEVSGLNFDSITIAPYMGEDSVTPFLDFEGKWAIVLALTSNQGSLDFQNFSNAAGKQLFEEVIDKVNTWGSDENLMYVVGATRGEAFVKIREHAPDHFLLVPGVGAQGGSLADVCQYGMNKDCGLLVNSTRGIIYASKGKDFAERAREEALLLQKEMEEQLAIHGVI